The proteins below come from a single Kosakonia sp. SMBL-WEM22 genomic window:
- a CDS encoding EmmdR/YeeO family multidrug/toxin efflux MATE transporter, giving the protein MSSFTARTILNVVTPLRQAVMRTPWYRKRKSYRVLFWREITPLAVPIFLENTCVLMMGVLSTFLVSWLGKEAMAGVGLADSFNMVVMAFFAAIDLGTTVVVAFSLGKLDAERARSATRQSLMIMTLFAIVLAAVIHYFGREIIDVIAGAATQPVKDLALTYLELTVLSYPAAAIALIGSGALRGAGNTKIPLLINGGMNILNIIISSALIYGFFGWQGMGFAGAGLGLTISRYIGAAAIIWVLMIGFNPSLRIPLKSYFEKLNFNIIWEVMGIGIPASIESVLFNGGKLLTQMFVAGMGTNVIAGNFIAFSVAALINLPGNALGSASTIITGKRLGKGQIAQAERQLRHVFWLSTLLLTAIAWGTAPFAGWFAAFYTHEEDVKEVVKILLWLNAAFMPIWAASWVLPAGLKGARDARFAMWVSMLGMWGCRVVAGYTLGIVLGMGVVGVWLGMFLDWAVRGALFYWRMVSGRWLWKYPKPQKTPTERPISVQNGE; this is encoded by the coding sequence ATTTCATCTTTTACGGCAAGGACTATTTTGAACGTCGTCACCCCCCTTCGCCAGGCCGTCATGCGCACCCCCTGGTATAGAAAGCGTAAAAGCTACCGCGTGCTCTTCTGGCGGGAAATCACCCCGCTTGCTGTGCCAATCTTCCTCGAAAACACCTGTGTACTAATGATGGGCGTGCTCAGCACTTTTCTCGTGAGCTGGCTTGGCAAAGAGGCGATGGCGGGCGTAGGTCTTGCCGATAGCTTTAATATGGTAGTGATGGCCTTTTTTGCCGCTATCGATCTCGGCACAACGGTGGTAGTGGCCTTTAGCCTCGGCAAACTCGACGCTGAACGGGCAAGGTCGGCAACGCGGCAGTCGCTAATGATTATGACGCTGTTCGCCATCGTGCTGGCGGCGGTGATCCACTACTTCGGCCGTGAAATTATCGACGTTATTGCCGGCGCGGCGACCCAGCCGGTGAAAGATTTGGCGCTCACCTATCTTGAGTTAACGGTTCTGAGCTATCCGGCGGCGGCAATTGCGCTAATCGGCAGCGGTGCGCTACGTGGCGCAGGAAATACTAAAATCCCGCTGCTGATTAACGGCGGCATGAACATTCTCAATATCATCATCAGTAGCGCGCTGATCTACGGCTTTTTCGGCTGGCAGGGAATGGGCTTTGCTGGTGCCGGTCTTGGGTTGACCATCTCACGTTATATTGGTGCAGCGGCGATTATCTGGGTGTTGATGATTGGCTTTAACCCTTCGCTGCGGATCCCGCTCAAAAGCTATTTCGAGAAACTTAACTTCAATATCATCTGGGAAGTGATGGGCATCGGCATTCCTGCCAGCATCGAATCGGTGCTGTTCAACGGTGGCAAACTGTTGACGCAGATGTTCGTCGCCGGAATGGGCACCAATGTTATCGCCGGTAACTTTATCGCCTTCTCAGTGGCGGCATTGATTAACCTGCCCGGTAACGCATTGGGATCTGCCTCGACTATCATTACCGGCAAACGCCTCGGTAAAGGGCAGATTGCCCAGGCAGAGCGCCAGCTACGCCATGTCTTCTGGCTCTCCACACTATTGCTCACCGCCATTGCCTGGGGAACCGCGCCGTTTGCCGGCTGGTTTGCCGCATTTTATACCCATGAAGAGGATGTAAAAGAGGTCGTTAAGATCCTTTTATGGCTTAACGCTGCGTTTATGCCGATTTGGGCCGCCTCCTGGGTACTGCCCGCCGGGCTGAAAGGCGCGCGCGACGCGCGTTTCGCGATGTGGGTATCGATGCTGGGAATGTGGGGCTGTCGCGTCGTGGCAGGTTATACACTCGGTATTGTATTGGGTATGGGTGTGGTCGGCGTCTGGCTTGGGATGTTCCTTGACTGGGCGGTGCGCGGCGCGCTTTTCTACTGGCGGATGGTCAGCGGACGCTGGCTATGGAAGTATCCGAAGCCGCAGAAAACGCCGACGGAACGGCCCATTTCTGTGCAAAATGGAGAATAA
- a CDS encoding DUF3592 domain-containing protein, translating into MLANTALGLNVIICCCVITIVFIGVRNSILAGRAHDRIKKSGKETTARITHAQQHDNQKVEGVLVLHVKVEFDAEGKRIATGKDIIVNTFNADSYKRGHEITIRYMRDDPTNIVVMGDVRN; encoded by the coding sequence ATGCTTGCGAATACTGCATTGGGGTTAAATGTCATTATCTGCTGCTGCGTCATCACCATTGTGTTTATTGGCGTACGTAACTCTATCCTTGCCGGGCGGGCGCATGATCGCATTAAAAAGTCAGGAAAGGAGACTACTGCCCGGATTACTCATGCGCAGCAGCACGATAACCAAAAAGTTGAAGGTGTTTTGGTACTGCATGTGAAAGTAGAGTTTGATGCTGAGGGTAAGCGGATAGCTACAGGGAAAGATATCATCGTAAACACTTTTAATGCTGACAGTTATAAGAGAGGCCATGAAATCACTATTCGCTACATGAGGGATGATCCTACCAACATTGTAGTGATGGGCGATGTAAGAAATTAA
- the ldtA gene encoding L,D-transpeptidase, which produces MRPVTLLCASLLLLSARPALAVTYPLPPEGSRLVGSPQTITVPQGNTFPLEAFAAKYGQGLSNMLEANPDADPYLPKAGSQLVIPQQIILPATVREGIVVNVAEMRLYYYPKESNTVEILPIGIGQAGRETPRNWVTAVERKQAGPTWTPTANTRKAYADEGKTLPAFVPAGPDNPMGLYAIYIGKLYAIHGTNADFGIGLRVSQGCIRLRNQDIKYLFDNVPVGTRVQIIDEPVKVSREPDGSSWVEVHEPLSRNRAEFESTKKVPLPATPVLNRMVKEGSADGDQVTMALERRSGMPVKIGSPAGNNSETHRIERM; this is translated from the coding sequence TTGCGTCCTGTCACACTGCTTTGCGCTTCTCTGCTGTTACTCTCGGCCCGGCCTGCGCTGGCGGTTACTTACCCGCTGCCGCCGGAAGGGAGCCGGTTGGTGGGTAGCCCGCAAACTATCACTGTGCCGCAGGGCAACACTTTTCCGCTGGAAGCCTTTGCCGCGAAATATGGTCAGGGGCTGAGCAATATGCTGGAAGCCAATCCCGATGCCGACCCCTATCTGCCGAAAGCCGGTTCACAGCTGGTGATCCCGCAGCAGATCATTCTGCCTGCCACCGTGCGGGAGGGCATTGTCGTTAACGTCGCGGAAATGCGGCTCTATTACTACCCAAAAGAGAGCAATACCGTCGAGATCCTGCCGATTGGGATCGGCCAGGCAGGACGCGAAACGCCGCGTAACTGGGTGACCGCCGTTGAACGTAAACAGGCGGGGCCCACCTGGACACCGACGGCCAACACCCGCAAAGCGTACGCCGATGAGGGCAAAACCCTGCCCGCCTTTGTGCCTGCCGGGCCGGATAATCCGATGGGACTCTATGCTATCTATATCGGTAAGCTGTATGCCATTCATGGTACCAATGCAGATTTCGGCATTGGCCTGCGCGTCAGCCAGGGGTGTATCCGCCTGCGCAATCAGGATATTAAGTACTTGTTTGATAACGTGCCGGTCGGCACGCGTGTGCAGATTATCGATGAGCCGGTGAAAGTAAGCCGCGAGCCGGATGGCAGCAGTTGGGTTGAAGTGCACGAGCCGCTGTCGCGCAACCGCGCAGAGTTTGAATCGACGAAAAAAGTCCCGCTGCCTGCCACGCCGGTACTCAACAGAATGGTAAAAGAGGGGAGCGCGGATGGAGACCAGGTGACAATGGCGCTAGAGCGGCGTTCAGGCATGCCGGTAAAAATCGGCTCCCCAGCAGGGAATAATAGCGAAACACACCGCATCGAGCGGATGTAA
- a CDS encoding YciI family protein yields the protein MLYAVTLSWITSPERLEPWREGHKTWLVEGLQQGMVIVAGPLSDHSGGFILMQAQDEKQIEAYLQRDPFIINALVSIARVAVEPGLRSVDFPVQWAAVAKAV from the coding sequence ATGTTATACGCAGTGACATTAAGCTGGATTACCTCCCCTGAGCGGCTGGAGCCGTGGCGCGAGGGGCATAAAACGTGGCTGGTGGAAGGGCTTCAGCAAGGGATGGTGATTGTCGCGGGTCCGCTCAGCGACCATTCCGGTGGTTTTATCCTTATGCAGGCGCAGGATGAGAAGCAGATTGAGGCTTATCTCCAGCGCGATCCTTTTATTATCAACGCTCTCGTCTCGATAGCACGGGTCGCGGTTGAGCCGGGGCTGCGCTCGGTGGATTTCCCTGTGCAGTGGGCAGCCGTCGCGAAGGCGGTGTAG
- a CDS encoding MDR family oxidoreductase, with protein MKALVLEQHEKQTLAAVQEIALPDLAEGEVKVDIDWSCLNYKDALAITGTGKIVRQFPMVPGIDFTGRVSESRDARYTPGQAVILTGWGVGENHWGGLATQACVKGDWLVPLPQSLSARNAMIIGTAGFTAMLCVNALQEAGVKPQDGTVLVTGASGGVGSTAVVLLKALGYGVAAVTGRESTHAFLRQLGADQILPRSEFDKTRPLEKQLWAGAIDTVGSKVLAKVLAQTNYGGCVAACGLAGGFDLPTSVMPFILRNVRLQGVDSVMVPAEKRSAVWEKLASTLPESYYQQAATEIALEQVPATAAEFLNNNIQGRTLVNIHA; from the coding sequence ATGAAAGCATTAGTTCTGGAACAACATGAGAAACAGACCCTCGCCGCGGTGCAAGAGATCGCCCTGCCCGACCTTGCAGAGGGCGAGGTGAAAGTCGATATCGACTGGTCCTGCCTCAACTACAAAGATGCGCTGGCGATCACCGGCACAGGCAAAATCGTACGCCAGTTCCCGATGGTGCCGGGCATCGATTTCACCGGTCGCGTCAGTGAGAGCCGCGATGCGCGTTACACACCGGGCCAGGCGGTGATCCTCACCGGCTGGGGTGTGGGAGAGAATCACTGGGGCGGCCTGGCAACCCAGGCCTGCGTGAAGGGCGACTGGCTGGTGCCGCTGCCGCAGAGCCTGAGCGCGCGCAATGCAATGATCATCGGCACCGCCGGTTTTACCGCTATGCTCTGTGTTAACGCGCTGCAAGAGGCGGGCGTGAAACCGCAGGATGGCACGGTGCTGGTTACCGGTGCCAGCGGTGGCGTCGGCAGCACGGCGGTGGTTCTGCTGAAAGCGCTCGGCTACGGCGTGGCGGCGGTGACGGGTCGCGAATCAACCCATGCGTTTCTGCGCCAGTTGGGTGCGGATCAGATCCTGCCAAGAAGTGAGTTTGACAAGACGCGCCCGCTGGAGAAGCAGCTCTGGGCAGGCGCAATCGATACGGTTGGCAGCAAGGTGCTGGCGAAAGTGCTGGCGCAGACCAACTATGGCGGCTGCGTGGCGGCCTGCGGCCTGGCGGGCGGTTTCGATCTCCCCACCAGCGTAATGCCCTTTATTCTGCGCAATGTGCGTTTGCAGGGCGTTGACTCGGTGATGGTGCCTGCTGAAAAGCGCAGCGCCGTCTGGGAGAAGCTGGCGAGCACGCTGCCGGAGAGCTATTACCAGCAGGCCGCAACAGAGATCGCGCTCGAACAGGTGCCTGCCACTGCCGCCGAGTTCCTCAACAACAATATTCAGGGCCGTACGCTGGTCAACATCCACGCGTAA
- a CDS encoding DUF3828 domain-containing protein produces the protein MKIISLLLLFISTATWASSSPIEIAQQQALNFNKWYIAQFAADNSSPLDGQKIDKYVTGNTLKKLRHAAKTDEANYGGDFFIGTQDINDDWVDNVAVMQTLVDPVCTNVFVAFGKDKKHIVVDCMVKEAGTWKIQSVTGTEIIASQ, from the coding sequence ATGAAAATAATCTCGCTGTTATTACTGTTCATCTCAACAGCCACCTGGGCCTCATCCTCCCCAATTGAAATTGCGCAGCAGCAGGCTCTCAACTTCAACAAATGGTATATCGCTCAGTTTGCAGCAGATAACTCATCGCCGTTGGACGGGCAGAAAATCGATAAATACGTCACTGGCAACACCCTTAAAAAACTGCGCCATGCGGCGAAAACTGATGAAGCCAATTACGGTGGCGATTTCTTTATCGGCACGCAAGATATTAATGATGACTGGGTTGATAACGTAGCCGTTATGCAAACACTTGTTGATCCTGTATGCACCAATGTCTTCGTCGCCTTTGGCAAAGATAAAAAACACATAGTGGTGGATTGTATGGTGAAGGAGGCGGGTACCTGGAAAATTCAATCAGTAACCGGGACAGAGATTATCGCCTCGCAATAA
- a CDS encoding DUF3592 domain-containing protein, giving the protein MATIAFWILICFVIFSVVIIFIGVRNSVVSGREEEMIKNRGKETTALITHAEQNKNQSIEGVLHLNLTFQFTAGNQQRITQRELFVRMLHLEEFKPGKVVTIRYLEEEPTKFVVMGNCTN; this is encoded by the coding sequence ATGGCAACGATAGCATTCTGGATACTGATTTGCTTTGTGATATTTTCCGTCGTGATCATCTTTATTGGCGTACGCAACTCTGTGGTCAGCGGGCGCGAAGAAGAAATGATCAAAAATAGAGGTAAGGAGACCACTGCGCTAATCACCCATGCTGAACAGAACAAAAACCAGAGCATCGAAGGAGTATTGCATTTAAACCTCACTTTTCAGTTTACCGCTGGCAACCAGCAGAGGATCACACAGCGCGAGCTTTTCGTTCGTATGCTTCATCTTGAGGAGTTCAAGCCTGGAAAGGTGGTGACAATACGCTATTTAGAAGAGGAGCCGACGAAATTTGTCGTGATGGGTAATTGCACAAACTGA
- a CDS encoding AMP nucleosidase, whose product MTNEGANLTPEQALDQLEALYDRSVNALREAIGVYIEKGELPNAEAREKGLFVYPQLSVSWNGSASKPSKTRAYARFTHAGRYSTTITRPSLFRAYLIEQLTLLCQDYGAQIEVGLSAHEIPYPYVIDGSELTLDRSMSAGLTRFFPTTELAQIGDETADGLFHPTELYPLSHFDARRVDFSLARLRHYTGTPVEHFQPFVLFTNYTRYVDEFVRWGCSQILDPDSPYIALSCAGGHWITANTEAPEQAISDLAWKKHQMPAWHLVTADGQGITLINIGVGPSNAKTICDHLAVLRPDVWLMIGHCGGLRESQQIGDYVLAHAYLRDDHVLDAVLPPDIPIPSIAEVQRALYDATKAVSEMPGEEVKQRLRTGTVVTTDDRNWELRYSASALRFNLSRAVAIDMESATIAAQGYRFRVPYGTLLCVSDKPLHGEIKLPGQANRFYEGAISEHLQIGIRAIDLLRAEGDRLHSRKLRTFNEPPFR is encoded by the coding sequence ATGACCAACGAGGGTGCAAATCTGACCCCGGAACAGGCGCTGGATCAGCTGGAAGCGCTGTATGACCGCTCCGTCAATGCCCTTCGCGAGGCGATTGGTGTCTATATTGAGAAAGGTGAGCTTCCAAACGCAGAGGCGCGTGAAAAGGGGTTGTTCGTCTACCCCCAGCTGTCAGTGAGCTGGAACGGCAGTGCGAGCAAGCCGTCGAAAACCCGCGCCTATGCACGCTTTACCCACGCAGGCCGCTACTCCACCACCATTACCCGCCCGTCGCTGTTTCGCGCCTATCTTATCGAGCAGCTCACGCTGCTGTGCCAGGATTATGGCGCACAGATCGAGGTTGGCCTGTCGGCCCACGAGATCCCTTATCCTTATGTGATAGACGGTTCAGAGCTGACGCTGGATCGCTCAATGAGCGCCGGCCTGACGCGCTTTTTCCCGACCACTGAACTGGCGCAAATTGGCGATGAGACGGCAGATGGCCTGTTCCACCCGACCGAGCTCTACCCCCTGTCGCACTTCGACGCCCGCCGCGTTGACTTTTCGCTGGCGCGCCTGCGCCACTACACCGGTACGCCGGTCGAGCACTTCCAGCCGTTTGTGCTGTTTACCAACTACACCCGCTATGTGGATGAGTTTGTGCGCTGGGGTTGCAGCCAGATCCTCGATCCCGATAGCCCCTATATCGCCCTCTCCTGCGCGGGCGGCCACTGGATCACCGCGAACACCGAAGCGCCAGAGCAGGCGATCTCCGATCTGGCGTGGAAAAAACACCAAATGCCTGCCTGGCACTTAGTCACGGCGGACGGTCAGGGCATTACGCTTATCAATATTGGCGTTGGCCCGTCGAATGCAAAAACCATTTGCGATCACCTGGCGGTGCTGCGCCCGGATGTCTGGCTGATGATTGGTCACTGCGGCGGCCTGCGCGAGAGCCAGCAGATTGGCGATTATGTGCTGGCGCACGCCTACCTGCGTGATGATCATGTCCTTGATGCAGTGCTGCCGCCGGATATCCCGATTCCAAGCATCGCCGAAGTGCAGCGCGCGCTGTATGACGCCACCAAAGCGGTGAGCGAGATGCCTGGCGAAGAGGTGAAACAGCGCCTGCGCACCGGTACGGTGGTTACTACCGACGATCGCAACTGGGAGCTGCGCTACTCTGCTTCCGCGCTACGCTTTAACCTCAGCCGTGCGGTGGCGATTGATATGGAGAGCGCCACCATCGCCGCGCAGGGTTATCGCTTCCGTGTACCCTACGGTACGCTGCTCTGCGTCTCGGATAAGCCGTTGCACGGCGAGATTAAGTTGCCAGGCCAGGCGAACCGCTTCTATGAAGGAGCGATTTCCGAGCATCTGCAAATCGGTATTCGCGCCATCGACCTGCTGCGCGCCGAGGGCGATCGTCTTCATTCCCGTAAGCTGCGCACCTTTAACGAACCTCCCTTCCGTTAA
- a CDS encoding NAD(P)H-dependent oxidoreductase, which translates to MNILHIDSSFNHTHSVSRLLSREIVDRLMQSGRYDEVVYRDVVDDEIRHLTAPIAAGFRPVAERDLAANVAVEHRLSEALVAEFLASDLIVIGAPMYNFSIPSQLKAWLDRLAQPGKTFSYTAQGPVGLAGDKRVIIASSRGGFYHDTPLGGMDFQERYLNAFFGFLGITNVAFVRAEGISKGEAVKEREIQHAIASVADVINL; encoded by the coding sequence ATGAATATCCTGCACATTGATTCGAGCTTTAATCACACGCACTCCGTCTCGCGCCTGCTCTCCCGGGAGATTGTCGACCGGCTGATGCAAAGCGGGCGCTATGACGAGGTGGTTTATCGTGATGTTGTTGATGACGAGATACGCCATCTGACTGCGCCTATCGCCGCTGGGTTCCGGCCGGTAGCAGAGCGCGATCTCGCGGCCAATGTGGCCGTTGAGCACCGTCTTTCCGAGGCGCTGGTCGCAGAGTTTCTGGCAAGCGATCTGATTGTTATCGGTGCGCCGATGTACAACTTTTCAATTCCGAGCCAGCTGAAAGCGTGGCTGGATCGCCTTGCCCAGCCGGGCAAAACCTTCAGCTACACCGCGCAGGGGCCCGTTGGACTTGCCGGGGATAAGCGGGTGATTATCGCCTCTTCGCGCGGCGGCTTTTACCACGATACGCCGCTAGGGGGGATGGATTTCCAGGAGCGTTATCTCAATGCCTTTTTTGGTTTCCTCGGCATCACAAATGTCGCGTTTGTGCGCGCGGAGGGGATCTCGAAAGGTGAGGCGGTGAAAGAGCGTGAAATTCAGCATGCCATCGCCTCGGTGGCCGATGTCATTAACCTGTAA
- a CDS encoding YjfB family protein produces MDPIQIASLASSLDSYQLDNQVNTLVLKKALDSQQTIATDLIKQIPQLPSNPAIGRNINTTA; encoded by the coding sequence ATGGATCCAATTCAGATCGCATCATTAGCCAGCAGCCTTGATTCTTATCAGCTCGATAACCAGGTGAACACCCTGGTGCTGAAAAAGGCGCTGGATTCGCAACAAACTATTGCAACGGATCTGATCAAACAGATCCCGCAGTTGCCTTCTAATCCGGCTATCGGTCGTAACATTAATACGACTGCCTGA
- a CDS encoding CHAP domain-containing protein, with the protein MWDKNAAVEYARKHAHAGSLHKCAFAVRKAIEAGGIIGVRANYAKDFGPSLVHAGFYEITDQPQKGDVAVIQSIPESIPGHTCIFDGKVWISDFVQHSGMYPGPAYRKHRPSFKIYRHN; encoded by the coding sequence ATGTGGGATAAAAATGCCGCAGTAGAGTACGCGCGCAAACATGCGCACGCGGGTAGTCTTCATAAATGCGCTTTTGCTGTGCGCAAAGCAATTGAAGCGGGAGGTATTATCGGGGTTCGCGCAAATTACGCGAAAGATTTCGGTCCGAGCCTGGTTCATGCGGGCTTTTACGAAATTACCGATCAGCCACAAAAAGGCGATGTTGCGGTTATCCAGAGTATCCCGGAAAGTATCCCCGGTCACACCTGCATTTTTGATGGTAAGGTTTGGATCAGCGATTTTGTGCAGCATTCAGGCATGTACCCAGGCCCAGCCTACCGCAAGCATCGCCCCTCCTTTAAAATCTACAGGCATAATTAA
- a CDS encoding TetR/AcrR family transcriptional regulator encodes MDGDSILTQKPRRGRPPQKSRDFTDTRQALIRSGLEVLTESGYLSAGIEAVIKNIAVPKGSFYHCFKSKEAFGMAVLDAYGAFFAHKLDTFLLNMSLTPLQRLDAFVHHAGEGMAKYDFRRGCLVGNLLQETPLLPDAFPAQLKSILNDWECRVAACLAEAQDCGELPQQASSEALASLFWSGWEGAVMRAKLFRSAEPLDHFWAFFRKQIQITPAEPALRRNPPLMTRKTQL; translated from the coding sequence ATGGATGGCGATAGCATATTGACGCAAAAGCCGCGTCGTGGCCGCCCGCCGCAAAAATCACGCGACTTTACCGACACCCGCCAGGCGCTGATCCGCTCGGGCCTTGAGGTGCTGACGGAGAGCGGCTATCTCTCCGCAGGAATCGAGGCGGTGATCAAAAATATCGCTGTACCTAAGGGTTCGTTTTACCACTGTTTTAAGAGCAAAGAGGCGTTCGGTATGGCGGTGCTTGATGCCTACGGGGCCTTCTTCGCCCATAAGCTTGATACGTTTCTGCTCAATATGTCACTTACGCCCTTACAGCGACTGGACGCCTTTGTGCATCACGCAGGTGAAGGGATGGCGAAGTATGATTTCCGCCGCGGATGCCTGGTCGGCAACCTGTTGCAGGAGACGCCGCTGTTGCCCGATGCATTTCCAGCGCAACTGAAATCTATTCTGAACGACTGGGAGTGCCGTGTCGCAGCCTGCCTGGCCGAAGCGCAAGACTGCGGCGAGCTGCCGCAACAGGCGTCATCCGAGGCGCTGGCCAGCCTCTTCTGGTCCGGCTGGGAGGGTGCGGTGATGCGCGCCAAACTCTTTCGCAGCGCAGAGCCGCTCGATCACTTCTGGGCCTTCTTCCGAAAACAAATTCAAATAACACCTGCAGAGCCGGCATTACGCCGAAACCCACCCCTCATGACGAGGAAAACGCAGTTATGA
- a CDS encoding LLM class flavin-dependent oxidoreductase, translating into MKKIGFLSFGHWTPSPQSGTRSAADALLQSIDLAVAAEELGADGAYFRVHHFARQLASPFPLLAAVGAKTSRIEIGTGVIDMRYENPLYMAESASAADLIAGGRLQLGISRGSPEQVIDGWRYFGYQPAEGENESDMARRHTEVLLDALRGEGFAKPNPQPMFPNPPGLLRLEPYAEGLRERIWWGAGSNATAVWAAKLGMNLQSSTLKDDETGEPFHIQQAQQIRAYREAWRAAGHTRTPRVSVSRSIFALMNDRDRAYFGGSRDDDDKIGFLDEKTRAIFGRSYAAEPDKLIEQLKRDEAIAEADTLLLTVPNQLGVDYNAHVIESILKHVAPAMGWRD; encoded by the coding sequence ATGAAGAAGATCGGTTTTTTATCATTTGGTCACTGGACCCCCTCGCCGCAGTCCGGCACCCGCTCTGCGGCTGACGCGCTGCTGCAATCAATCGATCTGGCAGTCGCCGCAGAAGAGCTGGGTGCAGATGGTGCTTACTTCCGGGTGCACCATTTCGCCCGTCAGCTCGCCTCGCCATTCCCACTGCTTGCCGCGGTTGGTGCCAAAACGAGCCGCATTGAAATTGGTACCGGCGTAATCGATATGCGCTATGAAAACCCGCTCTATATGGCCGAGAGCGCCAGCGCGGCAGATCTAATTGCCGGTGGACGGTTGCAGCTTGGCATCAGCCGTGGTTCGCCGGAGCAGGTGATTGATGGCTGGCGCTATTTCGGCTATCAGCCCGCCGAAGGTGAAAACGAGTCAGATATGGCGCGCCGTCACACCGAAGTGCTGCTCGATGCACTGCGCGGCGAAGGGTTTGCTAAACCCAACCCACAACCGATGTTCCCCAATCCGCCGGGGTTGCTGCGCCTTGAGCCTTACGCAGAAGGTCTGCGGGAGCGCATCTGGTGGGGCGCAGGCTCCAATGCCACCGCGGTGTGGGCGGCGAAACTGGGGATGAATCTGCAAAGTTCAACGCTGAAGGATGACGAAACGGGTGAGCCGTTCCACATTCAGCAGGCGCAGCAGATCCGTGCCTACCGTGAAGCGTGGAGGGCCGCCGGTCATACACGCACACCGCGCGTCTCCGTCAGCCGCAGTATCTTTGCTCTGATGAACGATCGCGATCGCGCCTACTTTGGTGGCAGCCGTGACGACGATGACAAAATCGGTTTTCTTGATGAGAAGACACGTGCGATTTTCGGTCGCAGCTATGCGGCAGAGCCGGACAAATTGATTGAACAACTTAAGCGAGATGAAGCGATTGCCGAAGCGGATACACTGCTACTGACCGTGCCGAACCAGCTTGGCGTTGACTATAACGCCCACGTTATTGAGTCAATTTTGAAACACGTTGCGCCCGCGATGGGCTGGCGAGATTAG